In the genome of Salvelinus sp. IW2-2015 linkage group LG25, ASM291031v2, whole genome shotgun sequence, one region contains:
- the LOC111951865 gene encoding LOW QUALITY PROTEIN: polymeric immunoglobulin receptor-like (The sequence of the model RefSeq protein was modified relative to this genomic sequence to represent the inferred CDS: inserted 2 bases in 2 codons), translated as MAPHLLLVLRILFFLTGLSDTQXLSXVSHVSVKQGGSITIPCLHDQSYRNNVKYWCKEYYWFGCSTVVRTDHPKTKTKTSISDDINQXIFTVTMTSLSXXDSXYYWCIVERKDEGDDGAXLQISVTPGTPELYVDXQEMTGVVGESVTVLCYIVQLRQREVVQDGGSCVAVEVLRLRWNICEVSAGAERETTNVFVLTVTMSGLMMGNTGWYWCEXGKLQMPVHITVNQPTTTQSTTTTTQAPTSHQTSLTSVS; from the exons ATGGCTCCACATCTCCTCCTTGTCCTGCGCATCCTTTTCTTCCTCACTGGACTCTCAG atacacagaGMYTGTCCYCAGTGAGTCATGTGTCTGTAAAGCAAGGAGGCTCCATCACCATCCCATGTCTCCATGATCAGAGCTATAGAAACAATGTGAAATACTGGTGTAAGGAATATTATTGGTTTGGTTGCTCTACTGTTGTACGCACTGATCATCCTAAGACCAAAACAAAGACCTCAATCTCTGATGACATCAACCAGRGAATCTTCACTGTGACCATGACAAGTCTTAGTCSTKGTGATTCTGYTTATTACTGGTGTATTGTGGAGAGGAAGGATGAGGGAGATGATGGGGCTAGKCTGCAGATATCTGTTACTCCAG GTACTCCAGAACTCTATGTGG CACAAGAGATGACTGGAGTTGTAGGAGAGAGCGTCACCGTGCTCTGTTACATAGTTCAACTGAGGCAGCGGGAGGTGGTGCAGGATGGAGGCTCTTGTGTGGCTGTGGAAGTTTTGAGGCTTAGATGGAACATTTGTGAAGTTAgtgcaggagcagagagagaaaccacCAACGTATTTGTCTTAACGGTGACTATGAGTGGATTGATGATGGGAAACACTGGCTGGTACTGGTGTG AAGGGAAACTACAGATGCCTGTTCATATCACTGTCAATCAACCAACCACAACACAGAGCACCACCACAA caaCACAAGCTCCAACCTCTCACCAAACCTCACTAACCAGTGTGAGTTAA
- the LOC111951864 gene encoding CMRF35-like molecule 1 isoform X2, with translation MASHLLLVLHXIFFLTGLSDTQSVSRVSLVSVKQGGSITIPCLYDLRYRNSVKYWCRGSSILGCSTVVRTDHPMTSGKTSISDDINQRIFTVTMTSLSPRDSDYYWCIVERKNKADEGVQLQXSVTPAQDISAGKSGESAVSSQPSVSNIQTLERTFFYLLKVGNALLFLLCNIIGVVKLRKNRHQADTNDV, from the exons ATGGCTTCACATCTCCTCCTTGTCCTGCACATKATTTTCTTCCTCACTGGACTTTCAG ATACACAGAGTGTGTCCAGAGTGAGTCTTGTGTCTGTAAAGCAAGGAGGCTCCATCACCATCCCGTGTCTCTATGATCTGAGATATAGAAACAGTGTGAAGTACTGGTGTAGGGGATCTAGTATCCTTGGTTGCTCTACTGTAGTACGCACTGACCATCCTATGACCAGTGGAAAGACCTCAATCTCTGATGACATCAACCAGCGAATCTTCACTGTGACCATGACAAGTCTTAGTCCTCGTGATTCTGATTATTACTGGTGTATTGTGGAGAGGAAGAACAAGGCAGATGAGGGGGTTCAACTGCAGKTATCTGTTACTCCAG CCCAAGACATCTCTGCTGGTAAATCCGGAGAATCTGCAGTCTCTTCTCAGCCGTCAGTCAGCAACATCCAGAC ATTGGAACGTACATTCTTCTACCTGCTGAAAGTTGGTAATGCACTGCTCTTCCTCCTGTGCAACATCATTGGAGTGGTGAAGTTGAGGAAAAACCGACATCAAGCTGATACCAACGATGTTTAG
- the LOC111951864 gene encoding polymeric immunoglobulin receptor-like isoform X1 — protein sequence MASHLLLVLHXIFFLTGLSDTQSVSRVSLVSVKQGGSITIPCLYDLRYRNSVKYWCRGSSILGCSTVVRTDHPMTSGKTSISDDINQRIFTVTMTSLSPRDSDYYWCIVERKNKADEGVQLQXSVTPDTPGLYVDQQEVTGVEGQNVTVRCYYSEAGARGSWCRMGGGGKCLLNSGTLDRTSVTLHQQTNIVTNGNVLTVIMSALRMVDTGWYRCANRDYQMPVHITVNQQTTKQHTTTFTQDISAGKSGESAVSSQPSVSNIQTLERTFFYLLKVGNALLFLLCNIIGVVKLRKNRHQADTNDV from the exons ATGGCTTCACATCTCCTCCTTGTCCTGCACATKATTTTCTTCCTCACTGGACTTTCAG ATACACAGAGTGTGTCCAGAGTGAGTCTTGTGTCTGTAAAGCAAGGAGGCTCCATCACCATCCCGTGTCTCTATGATCTGAGATATAGAAACAGTGTGAAGTACTGGTGTAGGGGATCTAGTATCCTTGGTTGCTCTACTGTAGTACGCACTGACCATCCTATGACCAGTGGAAAGACCTCAATCTCTGATGACATCAACCAGCGAATCTTCACTGTGACCATGACAAGTCTTAGTCCTCGTGATTCTGATTATTACTGGTGTATTGTGGAGAGGAAGAACAAGGCAGATGAGGGGGTTCAACTGCAGKTATCTGTTACTCCAG ATACTCCAGGACTCTATGTGGATCAACAAGAAGTGACTGGAGTTGAAGGACAGAATGTCACTGTGCGTTGTTACTATAGTGAAGCTGGAGCCAGAGGGAGCTGGTGCAGGATGGGTGGGGGTGGGAAATGTCTGCTGAATTCTGGAACTCTAGATAGAACATCAGTGACATTACACCAGCAGACCAATATTGTAACCAATGGCAATGTTTTAACGGTTATTATGAGTGCACTGAGGATGGTGGACACTGGCTGGTACAGGTGTGCAAATAGAGACTATCAGATGCCTGTTCATATCACTGTCAATCAGCAAACCACAAAGCAGCATACCACCACCTTCA CCCAAGACATCTCTGCTGGTAAATCCGGAGAATCTGCAGTCTCTTCTCAGCCGTCAGTCAGCAACATCCAGAC ATTGGAACGTACATTCTTCTACCTGCTGAAAGTTGGTAATGCACTGCTCTTCCTCCTGTGCAACATCATTGGAGTGGTGAAGTTGAGGAAAAACCGACATCAAGCTGATACCAACGATGTTTAG